In the Allorhizobium ampelinum S4 genome, one interval contains:
- a CDS encoding BID domain-containing protein yields MQVHAKLFSSIYPWAGQDRIVTAPGSAIGKNGNFDLFSHPADSRRAVETALEMAADKNTMRARPGEVMGYLAYAHPFLDGNGRTIMTLRAELCRRAGIHIDWSQTNKFDYLNALTKELDTPGKGHLDAYLKPFLRIEALDQAQSANMLRDLPGLRPSAVPQQGPVIVPKRDLDPTATKADIERALAANDAFVDSDRKLEQMAASVYKDPVPLIKDIREAALTGSIGDQSVVKRIDLDPDSYGPYKGAGGIFSSQQERKDYRNATAARSGLKAGAEHLISTAHGIRQALANEKQQLAERDKIEIRLPDPVMMNAIEKSQPLSDAQAAEIDKAIRSFEHRFGDDVGKVRTALNLAPLAEKHGLDTEQLTMARQVLKTLDKGQSQAREQAQVIKQSQGQARGGPTR; encoded by the coding sequence TTGCAGGTCCATGCAAAACTGTTCTCGAGCATTTATCCATGGGCTGGCCAGGATCGCATAGTTACGGCCCCCGGTAGCGCCATCGGTAAGAATGGCAATTTCGATCTTTTCTCGCATCCTGCAGATTCCCGTAGAGCTGTCGAGACGGCTCTGGAAATGGCCGCCGACAAAAATACGATGCGGGCCAGACCCGGCGAGGTCATGGGCTATCTGGCCTACGCGCACCCATTTCTTGACGGAAACGGGCGCACTATCATGACCCTTCGCGCCGAACTTTGCCGTCGCGCTGGAATCCACATCGACTGGTCGCAGACCAACAAGTTCGACTACCTCAATGCATTGACGAAAGAACTGGACACTCCCGGCAAAGGTCACCTGGACGCTTATCTGAAGCCATTCCTCCGGATCGAAGCGTTGGACCAGGCCCAGTCGGCAAACATGCTGCGCGATTTGCCGGGGCTTAGGCCTTCGGCGGTTCCGCAACAAGGACCGGTCATCGTGCCGAAGCGCGACCTGGACCCGACGGCGACGAAGGCTGACATTGAGAGGGCATTGGCGGCAAACGATGCTTTCGTTGACAGCGATCGCAAGCTCGAACAGATGGCTGCAAGCGTCTACAAAGACCCGGTGCCCCTCATAAAGGACATTCGAGAGGCGGCACTGACAGGTTCTATTGGCGATCAGTCAGTCGTCAAGCGCATCGATCTGGACCCGGATTCCTACGGACCATACAAGGGCGCCGGCGGAATCTTTTCCAGCCAGCAGGAGAGGAAAGACTATCGCAATGCCACTGCCGCGCGATCCGGTTTGAAAGCCGGAGCGGAGCACCTGATTTCGACGGCTCATGGCATCCGCCAGGCTCTCGCCAACGAAAAGCAGCAGCTTGCGGAGCGGGATAAGATTGAAATCCGATTGCCGGACCCCGTGATGATGAATGCCATCGAGAAGAGCCAGCCATTGTCTGACGCGCAGGCGGCCGAGATAGACAAGGCCATTCGTTCATTCGAACATCGTTTTGGCGATGATGTGGGCAAGGTGCGGACTGCCCTCAATCTCGCGCCTTTGGCTGAGAAGCATGGGCTCGATACCGAACAGCTCACCATGGCCCGCCAAGTCCTGAAAACGCTCGACAAAGGCCAGTCTCAAGCGCGCGAGCAGGCACAGGTCATCAAGCAGTCTCAGGGCCAAGCCAGGGGCGGTCCCACGCGGTAA
- a CDS encoding WGR domain-containing protein gives MLAQPYQLYIERTDPARNLARYYVLEITETLFGEACLTRTWGRIGTGGQAKAHLFDREEEAVRLFLDLTKQKRARGYRPRQTVLTPRS, from the coding sequence ATGCTTGCTCAGCCATATCAACTCTATATCGAACGGACCGACCCGGCCAGAAACCTGGCCCGCTATTATGTCCTGGAGATTACCGAGACGTTGTTCGGCGAGGCGTGCCTTACCAGAACATGGGGCCGCATCGGAACAGGGGGGCAGGCAAAGGCACATCTGTTCGACCGGGAAGAAGAGGCTGTCCGTCTGTTTCTCGATCTCACGAAACAGAAACGCGCACGCGGATACCGGCCGAGACAGACCGTTTTGACACCCCGAAGCTGA
- the traG gene encoding Ti-type conjugative transfer system protein TraG: MMLVIVPAALMLALTIGMKGIEFWLAGFGTSPQAYQALGRVGLTVPYATAALVGVIFLFSTRGSLLIQWAGWGVLIGGFLSMALGVGGEGFRLIAIRSSQPNALLLPLVDWFTIAGATACFFIAIFGLKVGQRGNMAFGRTGPKRLKGTRAVHGANDWMSLSHAAKLFPPIGGIVVGENYRPDQDSIGQVGFDPRRKETWGKGGKAPLLGFDAGFGSTHGLVFAGSGGFKTTSVVIPTALTFKGSMIVLDPSTEIAPMVSEHRTRNHQEVVSLDPRLPHIGFNVLDWIGKHGNTPEEDIASVAAWLMSEKPRVSSGSDDFFRTTAEQLIAAVIADVMLTDLDEIEDDPDEDPEFKTGEKSLRMVRKRLAQPEKTLQKKLEKIHKNTSSRFVRENVAPFINMTEQTFSGVYATATKETHWLSYENYAAVVSGRSFHTEDIASGNMTVFINIDLSTLENHPGMARVIIGAFLKALYNRNGDVSERALFLLDEAARLGYMRIIETARDAGRKYGITLLMLFQSLGQMREAFGGRDATSKWFESASWVSFSAVNDTDTADYISRRCGTTTIEVDQVTRNSNGGRNGRTRSKQISQRPLILPYEVMQMRTDEQIIFTSGNPPLRCGRAIYFRREEMASRVGPSNFAPKAAG; the protein is encoded by the coding sequence ATGATGCTCGTGATCGTGCCGGCAGCCCTGATGCTGGCACTTACAATTGGAATGAAAGGGATTGAATTCTGGCTGGCCGGTTTCGGCACCAGCCCGCAAGCCTACCAGGCACTGGGACGCGTCGGCCTGACCGTTCCCTATGCGACGGCAGCTCTGGTCGGCGTCATCTTTTTGTTCAGCACCAGAGGCTCTCTCCTGATCCAGTGGGCAGGATGGGGGGTGCTGATCGGTGGTTTTTTGTCGATGGCACTGGGTGTTGGTGGTGAGGGATTTCGGCTGATCGCAATTCGATCCAGCCAGCCAAATGCTCTTCTTTTGCCTCTGGTCGACTGGTTTACGATCGCCGGAGCCACAGCCTGCTTCTTTATCGCGATCTTCGGTTTAAAGGTCGGGCAGCGTGGCAACATGGCGTTCGGCCGGACGGGTCCGAAGCGCCTGAAAGGCACAAGGGCTGTCCATGGTGCAAACGACTGGATGAGCCTGTCTCACGCCGCAAAGCTTTTCCCGCCGATCGGCGGGATTGTCGTTGGAGAAAATTACCGGCCTGACCAAGATAGTATCGGTCAGGTTGGTTTCGATCCTCGTCGAAAGGAGACCTGGGGCAAAGGCGGCAAAGCGCCCCTCCTTGGTTTCGACGCCGGATTTGGATCCACGCATGGCCTCGTGTTCGCCGGCTCTGGCGGCTTCAAAACCACGTCCGTTGTCATTCCCACGGCACTCACGTTCAAAGGGTCCATGATCGTGCTTGATCCATCGACCGAGATCGCGCCGATGGTCAGCGAGCATCGGACCAGAAACCATCAGGAGGTCGTGTCGCTCGATCCGAGGTTGCCGCATATCGGTTTCAATGTGCTCGACTGGATCGGCAAACACGGCAATACGCCGGAAGAGGATATCGCCTCGGTGGCCGCGTGGCTGATGAGCGAAAAGCCGCGCGTCAGTTCCGGGTCGGACGACTTTTTCCGAACCACCGCCGAGCAGCTCATCGCGGCGGTTATCGCCGACGTTATGCTGACCGATCTCGATGAGATCGAAGACGACCCGGACGAAGATCCCGAATTCAAGACGGGCGAAAAGTCGCTGCGCATGGTGCGCAAGCGGCTCGCCCAGCCTGAAAAGACGCTGCAGAAGAAGCTCGAAAAGATTCACAAGAACACGTCGTCGCGGTTCGTGCGAGAGAATGTAGCGCCCTTCATCAACATGACCGAGCAGACGTTTTCCGGCGTCTATGCGACGGCCACCAAGGAAACCCACTGGCTGTCATACGAAAACTACGCGGCTGTCGTTTCCGGGAGATCCTTTCATACGGAAGACATTGCCTCTGGCAACATGACGGTGTTTATCAACATCGATCTATCGACCCTCGAAAATCATCCCGGCATGGCCCGCGTGATAATTGGAGCGTTCCTGAAGGCGCTCTATAATCGCAACGGCGATGTCTCAGAACGCGCCCTCTTCCTTCTCGATGAGGCGGCACGTCTGGGGTATATGCGCATCATCGAAACCGCCCGCGATGCTGGTCGCAAATACGGCATCACCTTGCTGATGCTGTTCCAGTCGCTAGGACAAATGCGGGAAGCGTTCGGCGGTCGCGACGCGACCAGCAAATGGTTCGAGTCCGCGTCCTGGGTATCGTTTTCGGCGGTGAACGATACCGATACCGCGGATTACATTTCCAGGCGTTGCGGCACGACGACCATCGAGGTCGATCAGGTGACGCGCAATTCCAACGGTGGGCGCAACGGACGCACCCGTTCCAAACAGATCTCGCAGCGGCCGTTGATATTGCCCTACGAGGTCATGCAGATGCGGACCGACGAGCAGATCATTTTCACGAGCGGTAACCCGCCGCTGCGCTGCGGGCGCGCTATCTATTTCCGCCGTGAGGAAATGGCATCGAGGGTGGGACCATCGAACTTTGCGCCGAAAGCGGCCGGCTGA
- a CDS encoding conjugal transfer protein TraD, whose amino-acid sequence MQSARNEDRKKDTREKIQLGGLVVKAGLRDIDKAVLLGWLMELPKRLSDAEGEWARLQAIGKRGFEDAAQEDDARDRAGSPDAGTYNWNERD is encoded by the coding sequence TTGCAATCGGCCCGAAACGAAGATCGCAAAAAGGACACGCGCGAGAAGATCCAGCTTGGCGGTCTGGTGGTCAAAGCCGGACTTCGGGATATCGACAAAGCCGTCTTGCTCGGTTGGCTGATGGAGCTCCCAAAGCGCCTGAGCGACGCCGAAGGGGAATGGGCAAGGCTGCAAGCCATCGGCAAAAGAGGGTTCGAGGATGCTGCCCAAGAAGATGATGCTCGTGATCGTGCCGGCAGCCCTGATGCTGGCACTTACAATTGGAATGAAAGGGATTGA
- a CDS encoding TraC family protein, translated as MAKRTKSPAEIKAAMEALKVELKEAEAREAERLGSLAVKAGLHEIDIDDAVLVSALKELAARFQSSSQLSNTTA; from the coding sequence ATGGCAAAGAGAACCAAATCGCCGGCTGAGATCAAAGCGGCCATGGAAGCGCTCAAGGTTGAGCTGAAAGAGGCCGAAGCGCGCGAGGCTGAACGCCTCGGATCGCTCGCCGTCAAAGCCGGATTGCATGAGATCGACATCGATGACGCTGTTCTGGTGTCGGCGCTGAAAGAACTGGCCGCACGATTTCAATCCTCGTCGCAACTGTCCAACACGACGGCTTAG